A window from Vidua macroura isolate BioBank_ID:100142 chromosome 20, ASM2450914v1, whole genome shotgun sequence encodes these proteins:
- the LOC128817153 gene encoding unconventional myosin-XVIIIa-like isoform X16 codes for MFNLMKKDKEKDGARKEKKKEKKERMSAAELKSLEEMSMRRGFFNLNRASKRDSKTRLEISNPIPIKVASGSELHLTDIDSDSNRGSVILDSGHLSTASSSDDLKADDTNFKGSVLQRAAKFGSLAKQNSQVIVKRFSFSQKSRDESTSETSTPSEHSAAPSPQVEVRMLETPLDKQGVPPGQPCTPPAASLRARVPELVGKRFPAELRLPALVPPQPPTPRQLELQRRNTGDFGFSLRRTTMLDRGPDGQVYRRVVHFAEPGAGTKDVALGLVPGDRLVEINGRNVENKSRDEIVEMIRQSGETVQLKVQPILELSELSRCWLRGGQGTRRAAWDAKTEEQIAAEEAWYETEKVWLVHRDGFSLGSQLRPEAGSPLPEGKVKVKLDHDGAVLEVEEDDVEKANPPSCDRVEDLASLLYLNESSTLHTLRQRYGGNLLHTYAGPTMVIINPLSSPSMYSEKVMHMFKGCRREDTSPHIYAVAQAAYRSMLMSRQDQAIVLLGASGSGKTTNCQHLVQYLATIAGSTGKVFSVEKWQALYTILEAFGNSSTGMNGNATRFSQIISLDFDQAGQVASASVQTLLLEKLRVARHPANEATFNVFYYLLACSDSTLRTELHFNHLAENNVFGIVPPSKPEEKQKASQQFSKLLTAMKVMGISGDEQKAFWLILGAIYHLGAAGATKDADEAGRKQFARHEWAQKAAYLLGCSLEELSSAIFKHQPKGTLQRSTSFRQGPDESPLGDSGTGPKLTALECLEGMAAGLYSELFTLLISLLNRALKSSQHSVCSVTVVDTPGAQNPKLAGQSRGATFEELCHNYAQERLQQLFHQRTFARELERYKEENIELALADAEPSSSGSIAAVDQSSHQALVRSLARTDEARGLLWLLEEEALQPGGNEDTLLERLFSYYGPQEGGKKGHNPLLPSDKPRHFLLGHSSGTNWVEYDATGWLNYVKHNPASQNASVLLQESQKKVISSLFAGRGGSALVLSGSVAGLEGGSQLALRRATSMRKTFTTGVAAVKKKSLCIQIKLQVDALIDSIKKSKLHFVHCFLPKAGGGGDPQAVPCRRVSGSELELPAEHCEAGLMQLDVPLLRAQLRGSRLLDALRMYRQGYPDHMVFAEFRRRFDVLAPHLTKKHGRNYIVVDEKRAVEELLESLDLEKSSYHMGLSRVFFRAGSLARLEEQRDTQTSRNITLFQAACRGFLARQHFKKRKIQDLAIRCVQKNIKKNKGVKDWPWWKLFTTVRPLIEVQLTEDQIRGKDEEIQQLKSKLEKVEKERNELRLNSDRLESRITELTSELTDERNTGESASQLLDAETAERLRAEKEMKDLQAKYDALKKQMESMEMEVMEARLIRAAELNGELDDDDSGGEWRLKYERAVREIDFTKKRLQQELEDKLEVEQQGKRQLERKLADLQADSEESQRALQQLKKKCQRLAAELQDTKLHLEGQQGRNHDLEKKQRRFDSELSQAHEEAQRERLQREKLSREKDVLVAEVFGLKQLLEDRDSDIAGLTQKAEALEAELQDISSQESKDEASLAKVKKQLRDLEAKVKDQEEELDEQAGTIQMLEQAKLRLEMEMERLRQTHAKEVESRDEEVEEIRQSCQKKLKQMEVQLEEEYEDKQKVLREKRELESKLSAVSEQANQRDFETEKRLRRDLKRTKALLADAQIMLDHLKNNAPSKREITQLKNQLEESEFTCAAAVKARKSMEVEIEDLHLQIDDLAKAKAALEEQLSRLQREKNEVQSRLEEDQEDMNELMKKHKAAVAQASRDLAQMNDLQAQLEEVSKEKQELQEKLQGLQSQLEFLEQSMVDKSLVSRQEAKIRELETRLEFERTQVKRLESLATRLKENMEKLTEERDQRAAAENREKEQNKRLQRQLRDVKEEMGELAKKEAEASRKKHELEMDLESLEAANQSLQSDLKLAFKRIGDLQAAIEDEMESDSNEDLINSDGDSDVDSELEERVDGVKSWLSKNKGSSKALSDDGSLKGSSPTSSRHTFTYDRWDDEQDAGDSTRRSSRSSPSASEVESRAAETPA; via the exons ATGTTCAACCTGATGAAGAAGGACAAAGAGAAGGATGGGGCCcggaaggagaagaagaaggagaaaaaggaacgAATGTCAGCAGCTGAACTCAAGAGCTTGGAGGAGATGAGCATGCGCCGGGGCTTCTTCAACCTCAACCGTGCCTCCAAGCGGGACTCCAAGACCCGCCTGGAGATCTCCAACCCCATCCCCATTAAAGTGGCCAGTGGCTCTGAGCTGCACCTCACAGATATTGACTCCGACAGCAACCGGGGCAGCGTTATCTTGGACTCGGGCCACCTGAGCACGGCCAGCTCCAGCGACGATCTCAAGGCGGACGATACCAACTTCAAGGGCTCGGTGCTGCAGCGGGCAGCCAAGTTTGGCTCCTTGGCCAAGCAGAACTCCCAGGTGATTGTCAAACgcttctccttctcccagaAAAGCCGGGATGAGAGCACCTCAGAGACCTCCACGCCCTCTGAGCACTCGGCAGCCCCCTCCCCCCAGGTGGAGGTGCGCATGCTGGAGACCCCGCTTGACAAGCAGGGGGTTCCCCCCGGAcagccctgcacccctcccGCCGCCTCCCTGCGCGCCAGGGTGCCGGAGCTCGTCGGCAAGAGGTTCCCTGCCGAGCTGCGGCTGCCCGCCCTggtgcccccccagccccccaccccacggcagctggagctgcagcggCGCAACACCGGCGATTTCGGCTTCTCCCTGCGCCGCACCACCATGCTGGACCGGGGCCCCGACGGGCAGGTGTACCGGCGCGTCGTGCACTTCGCCGAGCCCGGAGCCGGCACCAAAGACGTGGCCTTGGGCTTGGTGCCGGGCGACCGGCTGGTAGAGATCAACGGGCGGAACGTGGAGAACAAATCCCGGGATGAGATCGTGGAGATGATCCGGCAGTCGGGGGAGACGGTGCAGCTGAAGGTGCAGCCCATCCTGGAGCTGAGCGAGCTGAGCCGCTGCTGGCTGCGGGGCGGCCAGGGGACACGCCGTGCTGCCTGGGAT GCCAAGACAGAGGAGCAGATAGCAGCTGAGGAGGCCTGGTACGAGACCGAGAAGGTGTGGCTGGTGCACAGGGATGGCTTCTCCTTGG GCAGCCAGCTGCGGCCGGAGGCGGGCAGCCCCCTGCCCGAGGGCAAAGTGAAGGTGAAACTGGACCACGATGGAGCCGTcctggaggtggaggaggacgATGTGGAGAAG GCAAACCCCCCGTCCTGCGACCGTGTGGAGGACCTCGCCAGCCTCCTCTACCTCAACGAGTCCAGCACGCTGCACACGCTGCGCCAGCGCTACGGCGGCAACCTCCTGCACACCTACGCCGGGCCCACCATGGTCATCATCAACCCGCTGAGCTCCCCCTCCATGTACTCTGAGAAG GTCATGCACATGTTCAAGGGGTGCCGCAGGGAGGACACGTCCCCGCACATCTACGCGGTGGCGCAGGCCGCGTACCGCAGCATGCTGATGAGCCGCCAGGACCAGGCCATCGTCCTGCTGGGCGCCAGCGGCAGCGGCAAAACCACCAACTGCCAGCACCTGGTCCAGTACCTCGCCACCATCGCCGGCAGCACCGGCAAGGTCTTCTCCG TGGAGAAGTGGCAGGCTCTCTACACCATCCTGGAGGCTTTTGGCAATAGCAGCACCGGCATGAACGGCAACGCCACCCGCTTCTCCCAGATCATCTCTCTGGACTTCGACCAGGCTGGGCAGGTGGCGTCTGCCTCTGTACAG acactgctgctggagaagctgcgTGTGGCCCGGCACCCGGCCAACGAGGCCACCTTCAACGTCTTCTACTACCTGCTGGCCTGCTCTGACAGCACCCTGCG GACTGAGCTTCACTTCAACCACCTGGCAGAGAACAATGTCTTTGGCATCGTGCCTCCCTCCAAG CcggaggaaaagcagaaggcaAGCCAGCAGTTCAGCAAGCTCCTGACAGCCATGAAGGTGATGGGCATCTCAGGAGATGAGCAGAAAGCCTTCTGGCTCATCCTGGGGGCCATCTACCATCTGGGAGCCGCCGGGGCAACCAAAG ACGCCGACGAAG CTGGGAGGAAGCAGTTTGCACGGCACGAGTGGGCTCAGAAAGCTGCGtacctgctgggctgcagcctggaGGAGCTCTCCTCTGCCATCTTCAAGCACCAGCCCAAGGGCACCCTGCAGCGCTCCACCTCCTTCCGTCAGGGCCCCGATGAGTCTCCCCTGGGGGACAGTGGCACAG GTCCCAAGCTGACGGCGCTGGAGTGCCTGGAGGGCATGGCAGCTGGCTTGTACTCCGAGCTCTTCACACTCCTCATCTCCCTTCTCAACAG GGCGCTGAAGTCGAGCCAGCACTCGGTGTGCTCTGTGACAGTGGTGGACACCCCTGGGGCACAGAACCCCAAGCTGGCGGGGCAAAGCCGGGGGGCCACCTTCGAGGAGCTCTGCCACAACTACGCCCAGGAGcgcctgcagcagctcttccacCAGCGCACCTTTGCCCGTGAGCTGGAGCGATACAAGGAG GAGAACATAGAGCTCGCCCTGGCTGAtgctgagcccagctcctcCGGCTCCATAGCTGCTGTGGACCAGTCCTCACACCAGGCACTG GTCCGGTCTCTGGCCCGCACGGACGAGGCACGGGGGCTGCTGTGGCTTCTGGAGGAGGAGGCTCTGCAGCCGGGCGGCAACGAGGACACCTTGCTGGAGAGGCTCTTCTCTTACTATGGCCCCCAAGAAGGGGGCAAAAAAG GGCACAACCCGCTGCTCCCCAGTGACAAGCCCCGACACTTCCTCCTGGGACACAGCTCGGGGACCAACTGGGTGGAGTACGATGCTACGGGATGGCTCAACTACGTCAAGCACAACCCGGCCTCCCAAAACGCCTCTGTCCTGTTGCAGGAATCCCAAAA GAAGGTGATCAGCAGCCTGTTTGCGGGGCGCGGCGGGTCGGCACTGGTGCTGTCGGGCTCGGTGGCGGGGCTGGAGGGGGGCTCCCAGCTGGCCCTGCGCCGGGCCACCAGCATGCGCAAGACCTTCACCACCGGCGTGGCTGCCGTCAAGAAGAAATCCCTCTGCATCCAGATCAAGCTGCAAGTG GACGCCCTCATCGACAGCATCAAGAAGTCCAAGCTCCACTTTGTGCACTGCTTCCTGCCCaaggcggggggcggcggggaccCCCAGGCCGTGCCGTGCCGGCGGGTGAGCGGCAGCGAGCTGGAGCTGCCGGCGGAGCACTGCGAGGCCGGGCTGATGCAGCTGGACGTGCCCCTCCTGCGCGCCCAGCTCCGCGGCTCCCGCCTGCTCGACGCCCTCCGCATGTACCGCCAAG GTTACCCTGACCACATGGTGTTTGCGGAGTTCAGGCGGCGCTTTGATGTCCTGGCCCCACACCTGACCAAAAAGCATGGGCGCAACTACATTGTGGTGGATGAAAAGCGG gcagtGGAGGAGCTCCTGGAATCACTGGacctggagaagagcagctaCCACATGGGCTTGAGCCGG GTGTTTTTCCGGGCTGGATcgctggccaggctggaggagcagcgGGACACACAGACCAGCAGGAACATCAcccttttccaggctgcttgCAGGGGCTTCCTGGCACGGCAGCACTTCAAGAAGAGAAAG ATCCAGGATTTGGCCATCCGGTGCGTGCAGAAGAACATCAAGAAGAACAAAGGGGTGAAGGATTGGCCCTGGTGGAAGCTCTTCACCACGGTGCGGCCCCTCATCGAGGTGCAGCTCACTGAGGACCAGATCCGCGGCAAAGAC GAAGAGATCCAGCAGCTGAAGAGCAAACTTGAGAAGGTGGAGAAGGAGCGTAACGAGCTGCGGCTCAACAGCGACCGCCTGGAGAGCAGG aTCACAGAACTGACGTCGGAGCTGACGGACGAGCGGAACACCGGCGAGTCGGCCTCCCAGCTGCTGGACGCTGAGACGGCCGAGAGGCTGCGGGCTGAGAAGGAGATGAAGGACCTGCAG GCCAAGTACGATGCCCTGAAGAAGCAGATGGAGTCGATGGAGATGGAGGTGATGGAGGCTCGGCTCATCCGGGCGGCCGAGCTCAATGGGGAGCTCGACGATGATGACTCAG GTGGCGAATGGCGGCTGAAATACGAGCGAGCAGTGCGGGAGATCGACTTCACCAAGAAacggctgcagcaggagctggaggacaaGCTGGAGGTGGAGCAGCAGGGCAAGAGGCAGCTGGAGCGCAAG CTGGCGGACCTGCAGGCGGACAGCGAGGAGAGCCAGCGGgcgctgcagcagctgaagaagaagTGCCAGCgcctggctgctgagctgcaggacacCAAGCTGCACCttgagggacagcagggacgcAACCATGACCTGGAGAAGAAGCAGCGGAG GTTTGACAGCGAGCTCTCACAGGCGCATGAGGAGGCGCAGCGGGAACGGCTGCAGCGGGAGAAGCTGAGCCGAGAGAAGGATGTGCTGGTGGCCGAGGTCTTTGGCctcaagcagctgctggag GACAGGGACTCGGACATCGCAGGGCTGACACAGAAGGCGGAGGcgctggaggcagagctgcaggacatcTCCTCCCAGGAGTCAAAGGATGAAGCCTCCCTGGCCAAGGTGAAGAAACAGCTGAGGGACCTGGAGGCGAAGGTCAAAGACCAGGAGGAGGAACTGGATGAGCAGGCTGGGACCATCCAGATGCTGGAGCAG GCGAAGCTGCggctggagatggagatggagcgGCTGCGGCAGACCCACGCCAAGGAGGTGGAGAGCCGTGatgaggaggtggaggagatCCGGCAGTCCTGCCAGAAGAAG CTGAAGCAGATGGaggtgcagctggaggaggagtaTGAGGACAAGCAGAAGGTGCTGAGAGAGAAGCGGGAGCTGGAGAGCAAGTTATCTGCTGTCAGCGAGCAG GCCAACCAGCGGGACTTTGAGACGGAAAAGCGCCTGCGCCGAGACCTGAAGAGAACGAAGGCATTGCTGGCTGATGCTCAGATCATGCTGGACCACCTGAAAAACAACGCACCCAGCAAGAGGGAGATCACCCAGCTCAAGAATCAG ctggaagagTCGGAGTTCACTTGTGCGGCCGCTGTCAAGGCCCGCAAATCCATGGAGGTGGAGATCGAGGACCTCCATCTGCAGATTGATGACCTTGCCAAGGCCAAGGCAGCG ctggaggagcagctgagccgTCTGCAGCGGGAAAAGAATGAAGTGCAGAGCCGGCTGGAGGAGGACCAGGAGGACATGAATGAGCTGATGAAGAAGCACAAGGCAGCTGTGGCCCAG GCATCCCGGGACCTGGCACAGATGAATGacctccaggcacagctggaggagGTCAGCaaggagaagcaggagctgcaggagaag ctgcaaggtctgcagagccagctggagTTCCTGGAGCAATCCATGGTGGACAAGTCGCTGGTGAGCCGGCAGGAGGCCAAGATCCGCGAGCTGGAGACCAGGCTGGAGTTCGAGAGGACGCAAGTCAAGCGCCTGGAG